A single window of Aspergillus puulaauensis MK2 DNA, chromosome 5, nearly complete sequence DNA harbors:
- the ASK1 gene encoding DASH complex subunit ASK1 (COG:S;~EggNog:ENOG410PJ1T;~InterPro:IPR013964;~PFAM:PF08655;~antiSMASH:Cluster_5.5;~go_component: GO:0042729 - DASH complex [Evidence IEA];~go_component: GO:0072686 - mitotic spindle [Evidence IEA];~go_process: GO:0008608 - attachment of spindle microtubules to kinetochore [Evidence IEA]), which yields MSRQSTMPQRPLTLTEELEKLEQSITLTLQEIDHNFSRAHRIVTTSVLPVVEQYSEASRDVWDGAKFWKQFFEASANVSLSGYEEKPDQDTTVEETLTEDDSANISQSNLTESESYQTPSTERIDHDRKPDDIDLTSLSLSSHSTPRAMHDNPLNDSTVTSSIAHPSPYGLPEGDHDHDYDDDSYLPTTPGKQPSRGTHQQTYGDDLMSSSPFIPPVSHEKPGADPVLHHLNDRTYRVQATPLGKGYDATRSRFAVTPKASATKYAFEDSPMSSPEPEAPQLNSELFSSPLKPQTPGTGRKSRPSGSRPRGTPKPGKSVLTPAKGGLGKRSDWDSDDDQFGDEDEDELGVSPPKTMQFHIPQSRLMKTPAKEASRRIVEQLLFTAGANDTTEELGDDQSPSVIRRVERLEDDTF from the exons ATGTCGCGCCAATCTACCATGCCTCAGCGTCCCTTGACGCTCACAGAGGAATTagagaagctggagcaaTCCATCACCCTGACGCTTCAAG AGATCGATCATAACTTCAGTCGTGCCCACCGTATTGTCACCACCAGTGTTCTTCCCGTTGTCGAGCAATACTCTGAAGCTTCCCGCGATGTTTGGGATGGCGCAAAG TTCTGGAAACAATTCTTCGAAGCCAGTGCCAATGTTTCCCTGTCTGGATATGAGGAAAAGCCCGACCAGGATACAACTGTTGAAGAAACCCTCACGGAAGATGACTCGGCCAACATCTCTCAAAGCAACCTCACCGAATCCGAATCCTACCAGACTCCGTCTACCGAACGCATCGACCACGATCGGAAGCCCGACGATATCGATCTCACCTCTTTAAGCCTTTCATCACACAGTACTCCTCGCGCTATGCATGATAATCCGCTCAACGACTCGACCGTCACCTCCTCGATcgcccatccatcccctTACGGTCTCCCCGAAGGCGACCACGATCATGACTATGACGACGACTCCTACCTTCCAACCACCCCCGGAAAGCAGCCATCGCGCGGAACTCATCAGCAGACTTACGGCGACGATCTCATGTCCTCATCTCCCTTCATTCCACCCGTATCGCACGAGAAACCGGGCGCCGACCCCGTCTTGCACCATCTCAACGACAGAACCTACCGCGTTCAAGCCACACCCCTCGGAAAGGGCTACGATGCCACGCGGTCCCGGTTCGCCGTCACCCCAAAAGCTTCTGCCACGAAATACGCCTTCGAGGACTCCCCCATGTCCAGTCCCGAGCCCGAAGCCCCGCAACTCAACTCAGAGCTTTTCTCCTCCCCGCTTAAACCCCAAACCCCAGGTACGGGCCGCAAGTCACGCCCAAGCGGTAGCCGGCCACGCGGCACTCCAAAGCCAGGAAAAAGCGTCCTCACACCGGCCAAGGGCGGTCTCGGCAAGCGCAGCGACTGGGACAGCGACGATGACCAGTTcggtgacgaggacgaagacgaactTGGCGTTAGCCCGCCCAAGACAATGCAGTTCCATATTCCCCAGAGCCGACTTATGAAGACACCAG CCAAGGAAGCATCGAGGCGAATCGTGGAACAACTGCTTTTCACAGCTGGTGCGAACGACACCACAGAGGAGTTGGGGGACGACCAGAGCCCGAGCGTTATTCGGCGGGTGGAGAGGCTTGAGGACGATACCTTCT
- a CDS encoding cytochrome P450 (COG:Q;~EggNog:ENOG410PMNM;~InterPro:IPR001128,IPR002401,IPR036396;~PFAM:PF00067;~SMCOG1034:cytochrome P450;~TransMembrane:2 (o23-40i217-237o);~antiSMASH:Cluster_5.5;~go_function: GO:0005506 - iron ion binding [Evidence IEA];~go_function: GO:0016705 - oxidoreductase activity, acting on paired donors, with incorporation or reduction of molecular oxygen [Evidence IEA];~go_function: GO:0020037 - heme binding [Evidence IEA];~go_process: GO:0055114 - oxidation-reduction process [Evidence IEA]), producing MSNSASNVMAIADAPQLLSFLDVHRVLVFLAGAVVVRVLWRKYCTSIRDIPGPFWASFSSIWKVYQVWKGHSELEILELHKKHGHFVRLTDNEVSVSHPDAVKQLLHANIPKGTFYSVFSLPDYRYVNQMSELDPTYHIHKTRNLSAGFSLSNITKTEPYIDSVLKLFTTRLNALSDSNTPIHFQDWFSFFAFDVLGEVTFSKSFGFVDSGIDIRSAIANTGLLVYYIAIFGNYVWFHNLTLGNPLFSRLGLQPNSHIFDTCLLAIESRKSNPELRHDMVQRWLDVRATHPERMKEEDIFGAAVANIGAGAETVSSTAQAVIYNLLRRPDLMKRAQAEIDAAVARGELSPLVQYSEAAKLPFLQACLKEAYRFHPGVAHNLPRVVPEGGITIAGRYFPEGVILSVHPWVIHRNPDIFGADCETYNPDRWLQGDTKKMDYFLIHWGAGYNQCPGRNLAQFELSKVLTTIVRDYDIEKINPKKDWQYESRFLAVPYGWPCRIRRRQRV from the exons ATGTCGAATTCAGCGTCAAACGTGATGGCCATCGCCGATGCGCCCCAGTTATTGTCCTTCTTGGATGTTCACCGTGTGCTAGTGTTTCTCGCTGGGGCCGTTGTGGTCCGTGTTCTCTGGAGAAAATACTGCACCTCCATCAGGGATATTCCAGGCCCTTTCTGGGCGTCATTCTCGAGCATTTGGAAAGTGTATCAGGTCTGGAAGGGCCACTCGGAGCTGGAAATCCTTGAACTGCACAAGAAGCACG GCCATTTTGTTCGCCTTACCGACAATGAAGTCAGCGTGTCCCACCCAGACGCAGTCAAGCAGCTTCTCCACGCAAATATCCCAAAG GGCACATTCTACTCCGTCTTCAGCCTCCCAGACTACCGATATGTCAACCAAATGTCCGAACTCGACCCTACCTATCACATCCACAAGACCCGCAACCTCTCCGCCGGCTTTTCGCTATCCAACATCACCAAGACAGAGCCGTACATCGACTCCGTGCTGAAACTGTTCACCACCCGCCTCAACGCGCTCAGCGACTCCAACACCCCAATCCACTTCCAGGACTGGTTCAGCTTCTTCGCATTCGACGTCCTCGGCGAAGTGaccttctccaagtccttcggcttcgtcgACTCGGGCATCGACATCCGCAGCGCAATCGCAAACACAGGCCTCCTCGTCTActacatcgccatcttcGGTAACTATGTCTGGTTCCACAACCTCACCCTGGGGAACCCCCTCTTCAGCCGTCTCGGTCTACAGCCTAACTCCCACATCTTCGATACTTGCCTTCTCGCCATCGAAAGCCGCAAGAGTAACCCAGAGCTCCGCCATGATATGGTACAGCGCTGGCTGGACGTGCGTGCTACCCACCCCGAGCGaatgaaggaggaagacaTCTTCGGCGCTGCCGTTGCGAACATTGGAGCCGGTGCCGAGACCGTGAGCTCCACTGCCCAGGCTGTGATCTATAACTTGCTCCGTCGCCCGGATTTGATGAAGCGCGCGCAGGCTGAGATTGATGCTGCGGTGGCCCGTGGAGAACTCTCGCCGTTGGTTCAATATAGTGAGGCTGCGAAGTTGCCCTTCCTCCAGGCTTGT TTAAAAGAAGCATACCGATTCCACCCTGGCGTCGCGCACAATCTTCCCCGCGTTGTCCCTGAGGGCGGAATAACTATTGCTGGAAGATACTTCCCAGAAGGA GTCATCCTCAGTGTCCACCCCTGGGTCATCCACCGCAACCCCGACATCTTCGGCGCAGACTGCGAGACCTACAACCCGGACCGCTGGCTCCAAGGCGATACCAAGAAGATGGACTACTTCCTGATCCAC TGGGGAGCCGGATACAACCAATGTCCCGGCCGCAACCTCGCCCAGTTCGAGCTCTCAAAGGTCCTCACGACCATCGTGCGAGACTACGATATCGAGAAAATCAACCCGAAGAAGGACTGGCAGTATGAGTCCCGGTTCCTTGCTGTTCCTTATGGATGGCCGTGCAGGATTCGGAGGCGCCAGAGGGTGTGA
- a CDS encoding uncharacterized protein (COG:S;~EggNog:ENOG410Q0BM;~TransMembrane:1 (o6-24i);~antiSMASH:Cluster_5.5), which produces MPTPVAKGIIIGVAALVAAGIAVYESPQFRRWVDNSRRKLAMTLHNLGDEVDPGEAESLYRHDISMTEELGPAAEERRRIARDEIQRRRSFLEERHKKRSNSSLGTFDTLVDDSGHLLDSQDQGNSAARSTAVDLGTSQPMQRGKQSDPPVAESTVIYDAEPVAEQDKLRLDIPTQRSRVSSVTAADFTPVSEVSDGMSASIVSRPSADEHQPRTSSSSHTEGSLSDVIYAHPDSAASGPAPDAQSPFSDLEGLRFTQDRAPTPPTPSTADNFSHIAVDASSDGVLSEFEGSLGRVATPASWSEVSSEISNDEYNHHGFRS; this is translated from the exons ATGCCTACTCCAGTTGCAAAGG GAATCATCATTGGTGTGGCGGCGCTTGTTGCCGCGGGCATCGCGGTCTATGAATCACCTCAGTTTCGACGATGGGTGGACAATTCGCGGCGAAAGCTGGCGATGACGCTGCACAACCTTGGGGATGAAGTTGATCCCGGCGAGGCTGAATCTCTTTATCGACATGATATATCTATGACGGAAGAGCTGGGTCCGGCTGCGGAAGAGCGACGGCGAATAGCGCGGGACGAGATccagcgacgacgaagttTCCTGGAGGAGCGCCATAAGAAGAGATCAAATAGCTCACTAGGGACATTCGATACGCTCGTAGATGATAGTGGTCATCTCCTGGATAGCCAAGATCAAGGTAATTCTGCTGCAAGGTCAACTGCCGTGGATCTTGGCACTTCGCAGCCTATGCAACGGGGCAAACAGTCAGACCCTCCGGTCGCCGAGTCGACGGTGATATATGATGCCGAGCCAGTGGCCGAGCAAGACAAGCTTCGACTTGACATTCCAACGCAGAGGAGCCGCGTCTCATCCGTTACTGCAGCTGACTTTACTCCTGTTTCCGAAGTATCAGACGGCATGTCGGCTTCGATCGTTTCCAGGCCATCGGCCGATGAACACCAGCCGAGAACATCTTCATCTAGCCACACAGAGGGAAGCCTCTCCGACGTAATTTATGCTCACCCTGATTCGGCCGCTAGTGGACCTGCACCAGATGCCCAGTCGCCATTTTCAGATCTAGAAGGCCTTCGGTTCACCCAGGACCGCGCaccgacaccaccaacaccgtcCACCGCCGACAACTTCAGTCACATTGCGGTGGATGCTTCGTCGGACGGTGTACTCAGTGAATTTGAGGGCTCCCTGGGGCGAGTTGCCACTCCTGCTAGTTGGTCAGAGGTCTCGAGCGAGATCAGCAATGACGAGTACAACCATCATGGATTTAGGTCTTGA
- a CDS encoding NAD(P)/FAD-dependent oxidoreductase (COG:E;~EggNog:ENOG410QB4X;~InterPro:IPR006076,IPR036188;~PFAM:PF01266;~SMCOG1103:FAD dependent oxidoreductase;~antiSMASH:Cluster_5.5;~go_function: GO:0016491 - oxidoreductase activity [Evidence IEA];~go_process: GO:0055114 - oxidation-reduction process [Evidence IEA]) produces the protein MSTSPDGIYEPGIVDPGLPGKSPTQPFWLSEPSRISNLQSPWIDQADIIIIGSGMTAASLVRSLYARKPNLNIVVVEARGLCSGATGRNGGHCKVMSPGVWFERQQAYGTDEALRVMRFEHGHLDELVKCVRENGIQCDLRLHEGVVVYHDEHTFSRAIRALEDMRKYAPDLAEKYTVYTNRADLDARHCPAKSVGAIGMPSGSVWPYKLVTGLLERYVRDHSLTIQTNTVATDVHENPDYGTVKTTRGDIKAPIIIHATNAWMSHLVPELQPFVSPVRANVQRHAPDSNIHVDNSLWLRYAEHDYDYMVQRPDGAFIIGRANTGRRATSDDGNMDVLPQTHLRTVVPALFDFKTRNVQVTHAWSECVAFTQDGNPFIGKWPGQERRHQWVCGAYQGIGMVRAFRSAQALACMVLGLNVPVEFPRSMVINTERLKRLDLSVRAKL, from the coding sequence ATGTCAACCTCCCCCGACGGAATCTACGAACCAGGCATCGTCGACCCCGGTCTCCCTGGTAAATCCCCAACACAGCCATTCTGGCTCTCTGAACCGTCCAGGATAAGCAACCTCCAATCACCATGGATCGACCAAgccgacatcatcatcattggCTCTGGCATGACAGCGGCAAGTCTCGTCCGCTCGTTATACGCCCGTAAGCCGAATCTgaacatcgtcgtcgtcgaagccCGCGGTCTCTGCTCCGGCGCAACAGGTCGTAATGGGGGGCACTGTAAAGTCATGAGCCCCGGTGTTTGGTTCGAGAGACAGCAGGCATACGGCACGGACGAGGCACTGCGCGTCATGCGCTTTGAGCACGGCCATCTCGACGAGCTGGTTAAGTGCGTCAGGGAGAATGGGATCCAGTGTGACCTGCGGCTGCATGAGGGCGTTGTTGTCTACCACGACGAACACACTTTTAGTCGTGCTATCCGCGCACTCGAGGATATGCGCAAATACGCACCGGACCTTGCAGAGAAGTATACCGTATACACCAACCGAGCGGACCTCGACGCCCGGCACTGCCCGGCGAAAAGCGTCGGCGCGATCGGGATGCCATCAGGCTCAGTGTGGCCGTATAAACTCGTAACCGGGCTCTTGGAGAGATACGTCCGCGACCACAGTCTAACCATCCAAACAAACACCGTCGCCACAGACGTCCACGAGAATCCAGACTACGGCACAGTGAAAACCACACGAGGAGACATCAAAGCACCGATCATCATCCACGCCACAAACGCCTGGATGAGCCATCTCGTGCCGGAACTGCAGCCGTTCGTCTCGCCGGTTCGTGCAAATGTCCAGCGCCATGCCCCAGACTCAAACATCCACGTCGACAACTCGCTTTGGCTGCGCTACGCCGAGCACGACTACGATTACATGGTACAACGCCCAGATGGGGCATTCATAATCGGCCGCGCGAACACAGGCCGCCGCGCAACAAGCGATGACGGGAACATGGACGTTCTACCCCAAACCCACCTCCGCACTGTCGTCCCCGCGCTATTCGACTTCAAGACTCGAAACGTGCAAGTCACGCACGCCTGGAGTGAGTGCGTTGCATTCACGCAGGATGGAAACCCGTTTATAGGGAAGTGGCCGGGACAGGAGAGGAGGCATCAGTGGGTTTGCGGTGCGTACCAGGGAATCGGCATGGTTAGGGCGTTTCGATCAGCCCAGGCTCTGGCTTGTATGGTTTTGGGCCTGAATGTGCCAGTGGAGTTTCCGCGATCGATGGTTATAAATAcggagaggctgaagaggttGGATTTGTCGGTTAGGGCTAAGCTGTAG
- a CDS encoding uncharacterized protein (COG:S;~EggNog:ENOG410Q2K9;~TransMembrane:7 (o20-41i53-76o96-121i133-156o176-200i212-233o253-276i);~antiSMASH:Cluster_5.5): protein MADPSQFSPGYLEEDRSRPAYIGIIFATSLSFVVVLVRLYSRKFLVRELGWDDYFILMAQLVSWATMSLCMMILHYGSGRHLAALMLESPEDLVHMYKWLFTTQMVYMFNLWLCRVSGLAFYARINPMPQFILYLRLSFAFITSVYVAQTLIIALQCIPLQAMWDQSVDGKCMGSGIVFISTGALTIACDSLVLLLPVKIVLTLQARLTRKIALLGILCFGVFAVVTSVLRMISMIVSVENESDATWYFSPVIAWTCAEISAAIIALSLPALRAIFGFLKEKRTTRDQSYSHGSESIGLESSGRRTATNKGRIFHGSGVFENRAEVDVARSPSQEVLWDGRHDRKIRVTDTVEVNVRG, encoded by the exons ATGGCAGACCCCTCGCAATTCTCACCTGGCTATCTGGAAGAGGATCGCAGCCGGCCAGCATACATTGGGATCATATTCGCCACGTCGCTTtcctttgttgttgttcttgtgcGTCTGTATTCTCGCAAGTTCCTGGTCCGAGAGCTAGGATGGGATGACTACTTCATTTTGATGGCGCAG CTGGTTTCCTGGGCGACTATGAGCCTCTGTATGATGATTCTGCACTATGGCTCTGGTCGCCATCTGGCGGCGCTGATGCTCGAGTCTCCAGAGGATCTTGTCCATATGTACAAATGGCTCTTCACGACCCAGATGGTCTATATGTTCAACCTGTGGCTCTGTCGTGTCTCGGGGCTGGCCTTTTATGCACGCATCAACCCCATGCCGCAGTTTATTCTCTACCTCAGACTTTCCTTTGCGTTTATCACGTCGGTGTACGTTGCGCAGACGCTCATCATTGCCCTTCAGTGTATCCCTCTCCAGGCGATGTGGGATCAGAGTGTAGACGGGAAATGCATGGGATCGGGAATCGTCTTCATCTCAACGGGGGCTCTGACTATCGCCTGCGACTCGCTGGTACTGCTTCTCCCTGTCAAAATCGTTCTGACTCTGCAAGCACGCTTGACACGGAAGATTGCATTGCTAGGTATCTTGTGTTTTGGAGTCTT TGCCGTCGT AACATCCGTCCTCCGCATGATCTCCATGATCGTCTCCGTCGAAAACGAATCCGACGCAACCTGGTACTTCTCCCCGGTCATCGCCTGGACCTGCGCCGAGATCAGCGCCGCCATAATCGCCCTCTCGCTGCCCGCCCTGCGCGCCATATTCGGCTtcctgaaggagaagcgcaCAACCAGAGACCAGAGCTACTCGCACGGCTCTGAATCAATTGGTCTGGAGTCCTCGGGTCGCAGAACAGCAACAAACAAGGGTCGCATCTTCCATGGCTCCGGTGTCTTTGAGAATAGGGCTGAGGTGGATGTTGCGCGGAGTCCGAGCCAGGAGGTGCTCTGGGATGGAAGACATGATCGGAAAATCCGTGTTACGGATACGGTGGAGGTGAATGTGAGGGGGTAG